A genomic region of Limnohabitans curvus contains the following coding sequences:
- a CDS encoding cupin domain-containing protein: MNLPSFDEFRQKAMAAGFDEVIEREWAPNTVLDTHTHAFGVHAILTRGEMWLTMHGQTQHLLPGSIFELDPNVPHDERYGAEGAAYWVARKNA, translated from the coding sequence ATGAACTTACCTAGCTTTGACGAATTCCGCCAAAAAGCCATGGCCGCCGGCTTTGACGAGGTGATCGAGCGTGAATGGGCGCCCAACACCGTGCTAGACACCCACACCCACGCGTTTGGCGTGCACGCCATCCTCACGCGCGGTGAGATGTGGCTGACCATGCATGGCCAAACCCAGCATCTGCTGCCCGGCTCTATTTTTGAGCTGGACCCCAATGTGCCGCATGACGAGCGCTATGGCGCTGAAGGTGCGGCGTATTGGGTGGCGCGTAAAAACGCTTGA
- the metG gene encoding methionine--tRNA ligase — MSQRQLFVTTALPYANGNFHIGHIMEYIQADIWVRFQRMQGHQVDFVGADDTHGAPIMIAAEKAGITPQQFVANIAAGRKPYLDGFHIQFDNWHSTDAPENHELARQIYRDLRDIPESEGGSLIERRTIDQFFDPEKNMFLPDRFIKGECPKCHAHDQYGDNCEVCGAVYAPTDLINPFSALSGAKPELKSSEHFFFKLSDPRCVAFLEKWTQDGKLQPEVANKVKEWFTVRTNPDGTISEGLGDWDISRDAPYFGIEIPDAPGKYFYVWLDAPVGYLASLKNLLDKRGEDYNAYMANEQLEQYHFIGKDIVTFHTLFWPAMLHFSGRKTPNNVFVHGFLTVNNGEKMSKSRGTGLDPLKYLSLGMNPEWLRYYLATKLNNRNEDIDFNAEDFMLRVNSDLIGKFVNIASRAAGFLTKRFEGKLTQSFGEQGTALLSDIHAAKDSIAQAYDAREYGKAAREIMLLADKVNSYVDQHKPWDLAKDAANNEALHQVCSLLINAFAELSRYLAPVLPALAQAVEAFTGTSMQNWNTTGYVATIQPYQHLMQRVTPEQLEALFEPPAVVEEKVTPGGEEIAPTISIDDFAKVDLRIAEIVNCEAVEGSTKLLRLTLDVGEGKTRNVFSGVASMYKPEDLKGKLTVMVANLAPRKMKFGVSEGMVLAASHADDKTDAGIYVLHPWPGAKPGMRIH; from the coding sequence ATGTCCCAGCGCCAGCTTTTCGTCACCACCGCCCTGCCCTACGCCAACGGCAATTTCCACATCGGTCACATCATGGAGTACATCCAGGCCGACATCTGGGTGCGTTTCCAGCGCATGCAGGGCCACCAGGTTGATTTCGTGGGCGCGGACGACACACACGGCGCGCCCATCATGATTGCGGCCGAGAAGGCAGGCATCACCCCGCAGCAGTTTGTGGCCAACATCGCCGCAGGCCGCAAGCCGTATTTGGATGGCTTTCACATCCAGTTTGACAACTGGCACAGCACCGACGCGCCCGAGAACCACGAGCTGGCCCGCCAGATCTACCGTGACCTGCGCGACATTCCCGAATCAGAAGGCGGCTCACTGATTGAGCGCCGCACGATTGACCAGTTCTTCGATCCCGAGAAGAACATGTTTTTGCCCGACCGCTTCATCAAAGGCGAGTGCCCCAAGTGCCACGCCCACGACCAGTACGGCGACAACTGCGAGGTGTGCGGCGCGGTCTATGCGCCCACCGACCTGATCAACCCGTTCTCTGCTTTGTCGGGCGCCAAGCCTGAACTGAAAAGCTCCGAGCATTTCTTCTTCAAGCTGTCCGACCCACGCTGCGTGGCGTTCTTAGAAAAGTGGACCCAAGACGGCAAGTTGCAACCCGAAGTGGCCAACAAGGTCAAAGAGTGGTTCACCGTGCGCACCAACCCCGATGGCACGATCAGCGAAGGCTTGGGCGATTGGGACATCTCGCGCGATGCGCCTTACTTTGGCATCGAAATTCCAGACGCTCCGGGCAAGTACTTTTATGTTTGGCTCGACGCGCCTGTGGGCTACTTGGCCTCGCTGAAAAACTTGCTCGACAAGCGCGGCGAAGACTACAACGCCTACATGGCCAACGAGCAGCTGGAGCAATACCACTTCATCGGCAAAGACATCGTCACGTTCCACACGCTGTTCTGGCCCGCCATGCTGCACTTCAGCGGCCGCAAAACGCCCAACAACGTGTTTGTGCACGGCTTCCTCACCGTCAACAACGGCGAGAAGATGAGCAAGAGCCGTGGCACCGGCCTCGACCCGCTCAAGTACCTCAGCCTAGGCATGAATCCCGAGTGGCTACGCTACTACTTGGCCACCAAGCTCAACAACCGCAACGAAGACATCGACTTCAACGCCGAAGACTTCATGCTGCGCGTCAACAGCGATTTGATTGGCAAGTTCGTCAACATCGCGTCGCGTGCGGCGGGCTTCTTGACCAAGCGTTTTGAAGGCAAGCTCACACAAAGTTTTGGCGAACAAGGCACCGCGCTGTTGAGTGACATTCACGCCGCCAAAGACAGCATCGCCCAAGCCTACGACGCACGCGAGTACGGCAAAGCCGCTCGCGAAATCATGTTGCTGGCCGACAAGGTCAATTCGTATGTGGACCAACACAAACCTTGGGACTTGGCCAAAGATGCCGCCAACAACGAAGCCCTGCACCAAGTGTGCTCGTTGCTCATCAATGCGTTTGCCGAGCTGAGCCGCTACTTGGCCCCTGTACTGCCCGCGCTTGCGCAAGCGGTGGAAGCCTTCACTGGCACCAGCATGCAAAACTGGAACACCACAGGCTACGTGGCGACCATTCAACCTTACCAACACCTCATGCAACGCGTCACCCCCGAACAACTCGAGGCTTTGTTTGAACCCCCAGCTGTGGTGGAAGAAAAAGTCACACCCGGTGGCGAAGAAATTGCGCCCACCATCAGCATCGACGACTTTGCCAAGGTCGATTTGCGCATTGCCGAAATCGTCAACTGCGAAGCGGTGGAAGGCTCGACCAAACTGTTGCGTCTCACGCTGGATGTGGGCGAAGGTAAAACTCGAAACGTGTTCTCAGGCGTGGCAAGCATGTACAAGCCTGAAGACCTCAAAGGCAAGCTCACCGTGATGGTGGCCAACTTGGCCCCACGCAAAATGAAGTTTGGCGTGAGTGAAGGCATGGTGCTCGCCGCCAGCCACGCAGACGACAAGACCGATGCTGGCATTTACGTGCTGCACCCTTGGCCCGGCGCAAAACCCGGTATGCGTATCCATTAA
- a CDS encoding SulP family inorganic anion transporter, with translation MFKPKLLDALQGYTRQRFYQDVGAGITVGVVALPLAMAFAIASGLKPEAGLFTAIIAGFLISALGGSRVQIGGPAGAFIVIVYGILERYGLANLMIATAMSGVMLLAMGLLRLGSLIRFIPVAVVIGFTNGIAVLIMVSQLKDFLGLQVKAMPADFFGILHTLSANIGTFNGEALGLAVVCLAVLAFWQLALPRLANAMPSTKNFSTIPGSIVVLVGATMASKMMGLDVETIASRFGSIPNSLPAFAWPDFSWETAKFLLIPATTLALLGSIESLLCARIADQMMADGPYGDRHDANQELMAQGIANLVTPFFGGMPATGTIARTVTNVKNGGNSPVAGIVHAFTLLVVMLVAAPLAGDVPLAALSAILMFVAWNMGEWHEFVHLRQFRMTYRVTLLLVFLLTVIVDLTVAVEVGLIAACLTFIYRISSLTRAEHVLADSHPELTGQEAHVQAHRLYGALFFGAVKLVEAMEENLPSKAVVVDLKNLIYIDTSGADALMSLVRSCRKKKVRLIVCGLAHQPLEMAQRCGLLQALPDTDLASDLNQGLALALGR, from the coding sequence ATGTTCAAACCCAAATTACTCGACGCGCTGCAAGGCTACACGCGCCAACGTTTTTACCAAGACGTGGGCGCAGGTATCACGGTGGGCGTGGTGGCTTTGCCGCTGGCCATGGCGTTTGCCATTGCGTCGGGGCTCAAGCCTGAGGCGGGTTTGTTCACCGCAATCATTGCGGGCTTTTTAATTTCCGCTTTGGGTGGCAGCCGCGTGCAAATTGGCGGGCCTGCGGGTGCGTTCATCGTCATCGTTTACGGTATTTTGGAACGCTATGGCTTGGCCAATTTGATGATTGCCACCGCCATGTCGGGCGTCATGCTGCTGGCCATGGGCTTGCTGCGTTTAGGCTCGCTCATTCGTTTCATCCCGGTGGCCGTGGTGATTGGTTTCACCAACGGCATTGCGGTGCTCATCATGGTGTCGCAGCTCAAAGACTTCTTGGGTCTGCAAGTCAAAGCCATGCCGGCTGATTTCTTCGGCATCTTGCACACGCTCAGCGCCAACATCGGCACATTCAATGGCGAAGCCTTGGGCCTTGCGGTGGTGTGTTTGGCCGTGTTGGCGTTTTGGCAACTGGCTTTGCCGCGCTTGGCCAATGCCATGCCCAGCACCAAAAACTTCTCCACCATCCCTGGCTCCATCGTGGTGCTGGTGGGCGCAACGATGGCCAGCAAGATGATGGGGCTGGATGTCGAAACCATCGCCTCGCGTTTTGGCAGCATCCCCAACAGCTTGCCCGCGTTTGCATGGCCCGACTTCAGCTGGGAAACCGCCAAGTTCTTACTGATTCCCGCCACCACGCTGGCCCTGCTCGGTTCGATTGAATCGCTTTTGTGCGCCCGCATTGCCGACCAAATGATGGCCGACGGCCCCTACGGTGACCGCCACGATGCCAACCAAGAGTTGATGGCCCAAGGCATTGCCAACCTCGTCACGCCTTTCTTTGGCGGCATGCCCGCCACGGGCACGATTGCTCGCACCGTGACCAACGTCAAGAACGGTGGCAACAGCCCCGTGGCTGGCATCGTGCATGCCTTTACTTTGTTGGTGGTCATGCTAGTGGCTGCGCCGCTGGCGGGCGATGTGCCGCTGGCCGCGCTGTCAGCTATTCTGATGTTTGTGGCTTGGAACATGGGCGAGTGGCACGAGTTTGTGCATCTGCGCCAGTTCCGCATGACCTACCGCGTCACCTTGTTGCTGGTGTTCTTGCTCACCGTCATCGTCGATTTGACGGTGGCCGTGGAAGTGGGTCTGATCGCCGCGTGTCTGACCTTTATCTACCGCATCTCCAGCCTCACCCGTGCTGAGCATGTGCTGGCGGACAGCCACCCCGAACTGACAGGTCAAGAAGCCCACGTGCAAGCCCATCGTCTGTATGGTGCGTTGTTCTTTGGCGCGGTCAAACTGGTGGAAGCCATGGAAGAAAACCTGCCATCCAAAGCCGTGGTGGTGGATCTGAAAAACCTGATTTACATCGACACGTCCGGTGCAGATGCACTGATGTCTTTGGTGCGCAGTTGCCGCAAAAAGAAGGTCCGCCTGATCGTCTGTGGTTTGGCCCACCAACCGCTGGAAATGGCGCAACGCTGCGGCCTGCTTCAAGCCCTGCCGGACACCGACTTGGCATCCGATTTGAACCAAGGCTTGGCCTTGGCCCTCGGTCGCTAA
- a CDS encoding DUF3460 family protein — MSIFQRDNYTSEATQFIESLKAKKPTLEKEQREGRALLWDKQVNRDIQQDIEAGRVAQKPYVYQTNA, encoded by the coding sequence ATGTCGATTTTCCAGCGTGACAACTACACCTCCGAAGCCACTCAGTTCATCGAGTCGCTCAAAGCGAAGAAGCCCACCCTCGAAAAAGAACAGCGCGAAGGCCGCGCTTTGTTGTGGGACAAGCAAGTCAACCGCGACATCCAACAAGACATCGAAGCTGGCCGCGTGGCGCAAAAGCCCTACGTGTACCAAACGAACGCTTAA
- a CDS encoding segregation and condensation protein A yields the protein MPEVVDHVAVARLYGEPLFAMPQDLYIPPDALEVFLEAFQGPLDLLLYLIRKQNFNILDIPMAALTRQYLSYVDEIRTRNLELAAEYLLMAAMLIEIKSRMLLPPKKVAEGQEPEDPRAELVRRLLEYEQMKLAAAKLNEVPQFGRDFLRAQVFIEQSLQPRFPDVHVVELQQAWADILKRAKLVQHHKISREELSVREHMSIVLRRLQGKRFVEFENLFEPEQGVPVLVVTFIALLELAKETLIEITQAEAFAPIYVRLAYTPT from the coding sequence ATGCCCGAGGTGGTCGACCACGTGGCCGTGGCCCGCCTGTATGGCGAGCCGCTGTTTGCCATGCCGCAGGATTTGTACATCCCGCCTGATGCGCTCGAAGTTTTCCTTGAGGCCTTCCAAGGCCCGCTGGACTTGCTGCTGTACCTCATCCGCAAACAAAACTTCAACATCCTCGACATCCCCATGGCCGCGCTCACGCGCCAGTATCTGAGCTATGTGGACGAAATTCGCACGCGCAACCTAGAGTTGGCTGCCGAATACCTGCTGATGGCCGCCATGCTGATTGAAATCAAATCACGCATGCTGCTGCCGCCCAAGAAGGTGGCAGAAGGCCAAGAGCCCGAAGACCCTCGCGCCGAGCTGGTGCGCCGCCTGCTCGAGTACGAGCAAATGAAACTGGCAGCCGCCAAGCTCAACGAAGTGCCGCAATTTGGCCGCGACTTTCTGCGCGCGCAGGTGTTCATTGAGCAGTCGTTGCAGCCACGCTTCCCAGATGTACACGTGGTCGAGCTGCAACAAGCTTGGGCCGATATCTTGAAGCGTGCCAAACTGGTCCAGCATCACAAAATCAGCCGCGAAGAACTGTCTGTGCGCGAGCACATGAGCATCGTGTTGCGCCGTCTGCAAGGCAAACGCTTTGTCGAATTTGAAAATCTGTTCGAACCCGAACAAGGCGTGCCCGTGCTGGTGGTGACCTTCATCGCCCTGCTCGAGCTGGCCAAAGAAACGCTGATTGAAATCACGCAGGCTGAGGCTTTTGCACCCATTTACGTGCGCTTGGCTTACACACCCACGTAA
- the panB gene encoding 3-methyl-2-oxobutanoate hydroxymethyltransferase gives MSNTHASPYGTLPPASPVAARKPISLPRLNELRARGEKITMLTAYDATFAAVADAAGVECILVGDSLGMVCQGLTSTVGVTLDTMRYHVESVARGIRRVQGTAWIIGDLPFGSYQESKEQALRSATVLMQAGAHMVKLEGGGWTTDVVHFLVERGIPVCAHLGLTPQTVHALGGYRVQGRGESATQLRQEAIRLQDAGATMVVLEMVPEPLSTALTQELPTCHTIGIGAGNGTAGQVLVMHDMLGVNLGKNPKFVHNFMEGHASVLDAMSAYVAAVKNGTFPDNAKHAWV, from the coding sequence ATGAGCAACACCCACGCTTCGCCCTACGGCACTTTGCCCCCCGCTTCGCCCGTTGCAGCCCGCAAGCCCATCAGCTTGCCCCGCTTGAATGAACTGCGCGCACGCGGTGAAAAAATCACCATGCTCACGGCCTACGACGCCACCTTTGCCGCCGTGGCCGATGCCGCGGGTGTGGAATGCATCTTGGTGGGCGACTCACTGGGCATGGTCTGCCAAGGCCTGACCAGCACTGTGGGCGTGACGCTAGACACCATGCGCTACCACGTGGAGAGCGTGGCCCGTGGCATCCGCCGCGTGCAAGGCACCGCGTGGATCATTGGCGACCTGCCCTTTGGCAGCTACCAAGAGTCCAAAGAACAAGCCCTGCGCAGTGCCACGGTTTTGATGCAAGCGGGTGCGCACATGGTGAAGCTCGAAGGTGGTGGCTGGACCACCGACGTCGTTCACTTCCTGGTCGAGCGCGGCATTCCCGTGTGTGCGCATTTGGGCCTCACCCCGCAAACGGTTCACGCCTTGGGCGGCTACCGCGTGCAAGGCCGCGGCGAATCGGCCACCCAACTGCGCCAAGAAGCGATTCGCTTGCAGGACGCTGGTGCCACCATGGTGGTGCTGGAAATGGTGCCCGAGCCCCTGTCGACCGCCCTCACGCAAGAGCTGCCCACCTGCCACACCATTGGCATTGGCGCGGGCAACGGCACGGCGGGCCAAGTGCTGGTGATGCACGACATGCTAGGCGTCAACCTGGGCAAGAACCCCAAGTTCGTTCACAACTTCATGGAAGGCCATGCCAGCGTGCTGGACGCCATGAGCGCCTATGTGGCCGCCGTCAAAAACGGCACCTTCCCCGACAACGCCAAACACGCTTGGGTCTAA
- the panC gene encoding pantoate--beta-alanine ligase, translating into MQIVHNLADLHRALKPAALRAFVPTMGNLHQGHLELMQMARQEVDKRTEKGGMTVASIFVNRLQFGPNEDFDTYPRTFENDCALLEANGCDVVFAPSEKDLYPEPQVFKVHPPAELADILEGAFRPGFFVGVSTVVHKLFNIVQPDLAVFGKKDYQQLMVIRRMVQQMALPIEIIGGETRRAEDGLALSSRNGYLSAEERAEAVQLSIALKGLAAAARAGNVAGQLDVAAAEAAAMEALRQRGWAPDYITLRRQHDLSPVSGPSAEPLVVLGAAKLGKTRLIDNLEV; encoded by the coding sequence TTGCAAATCGTTCACAACCTCGCGGACCTGCACCGCGCCTTAAAGCCCGCCGCCCTGCGCGCCTTTGTGCCCACCATGGGCAACCTGCACCAAGGCCACTTAGAGCTGATGCAAATGGCTCGCCAAGAGGTCGACAAGCGCACTGAAAAAGGCGGCATGACCGTGGCCAGCATCTTCGTCAACCGCCTGCAATTTGGCCCCAACGAAGACTTTGACACCTACCCCCGCACGTTTGAAAACGACTGCGCATTGCTAGAAGCCAACGGCTGCGACGTGGTGTTTGCCCCGTCTGAAAAAGACCTCTACCCAGAGCCCCAAGTGTTCAAGGTCCACCCGCCCGCCGAGCTGGCCGACATCTTGGAAGGTGCGTTCCGCCCCGGCTTCTTTGTGGGCGTGAGCACCGTGGTGCACAAACTCTTCAACATCGTGCAGCCCGACTTGGCCGTGTTTGGCAAGAAGGACTACCAACAACTCATGGTCATCCGCCGCATGGTGCAGCAAATGGCGTTACCCATCGAGATCATCGGCGGCGAAACCCGCCGCGCTGAAGACGGCTTGGCTTTGAGTTCACGCAACGGCTACCTGAGTGCCGAAGAACGCGCCGAGGCTGTGCAGCTGTCTATCGCGTTGAAGGGTTTGGCTGCGGCGGCCCGTGCGGGCAATGTCGCTGGCCAGCTGGATGTGGCGGCTGCCGAAGCCGCTGCCATGGAAGCCCTGCGCCAACGCGGCTGGGCGCCTGACTACATCACCCTGCGCCGCCAGCATGACTTGTCGCCTGTGAGTGGCCCCAGCGCTGAGCCGCTGGTGGTGCTGGGTGCGGCTAAGTTGGGTAAAACGCGGTTGATTGATAACCTCGAAGTTTGA
- a CDS encoding NAD(P)H-dependent glycerol-3-phosphate dehydrogenase, whose product MKIAVLGAGAWGTALAINAGAHHTVTLWARDVPQAQAMQAERVNTRYLPDLPFTAGVQVSSAPIGPWLAEQDLVVIGSPMSSLRGMLTQLAPILGSSVPVAWLCKGFEAAQPGASTAEASPSGVGLMAHEVKAQVAPALRGGALSGPSFAQEVARGMPTALVAASDDAATRDAMVQAFHNNSLRVYANDDIVGVEVGGAVKNVLAIATGLCDGLQLGLNARAALITRGLAEITRLGVALGAKTETFMGLSGLGDLVLTSTGDLSRNRKVGLALAQGMTLQQAVDSLGHVAEGVYCARTVVQRAQHLGVDMPIAQAVVALLDGSITPAQAVALLMGRGAKGE is encoded by the coding sequence ATGAAGATTGCCGTTTTAGGTGCAGGCGCGTGGGGCACAGCGCTGGCGATCAACGCTGGCGCACACCACACCGTGACGCTGTGGGCACGTGATGTGCCCCAAGCCCAAGCCATGCAAGCCGAGCGCGTGAACACGCGCTACTTGCCTGACTTGCCCTTCACCGCAGGCGTGCAAGTGTCTTCGGCCCCAATCGGCCCCTGGTTGGCTGAGCAAGATTTGGTGGTCATCGGCTCGCCCATGAGCAGCCTGCGCGGCATGTTGACGCAGCTCGCGCCCATCTTGGGTAGCAGCGTGCCTGTGGCGTGGCTTTGTAAAGGCTTTGAAGCGGCGCAGCCTGGCGCGTCAACTGCTGAAGCGTCACCAAGTGGCGTTGGTTTGATGGCCCATGAAGTCAAAGCCCAAGTGGCCCCCGCGTTGCGCGGCGGTGCTTTGAGCGGCCCCAGCTTTGCGCAAGAAGTGGCCCGCGGCATGCCCACCGCTTTGGTGGCCGCCAGCGACGATGCTGCAACGCGCGACGCCATGGTGCAAGCCTTTCACAACAACAGCCTGCGCGTGTACGCCAACGACGACATCGTGGGCGTAGAAGTAGGCGGCGCTGTCAAAAACGTGTTGGCCATTGCCACCGGTTTGTGCGATGGCTTGCAACTGGGCCTCAACGCCCGGGCTGCACTCATCACACGCGGCTTGGCCGAAATCACCCGCTTAGGCGTGGCACTGGGCGCCAAGACCGAAACCTTCATGGGCTTGTCGGGCTTGGGCGATTTGGTGCTTACCTCCACCGGCGACCTGAGCCGCAACCGCAAAGTAGGCCTCGCCTTGGCCCAAGGCATGACGCTGCAACAAGCTGTCGATTCACTCGGCCACGTGGCCGAAGGCGTGTATTGCGCCCGCACCGTGGTGCAACGTGCGCAGCACTTGGGTGTTGACATGCCGATTGCGCAGGCTGTTGTTGCATTGCTAGACGGCAGTATCACACCTGCGCAAGCTGTGGCCTTGCTGATGGGCCGTGGGGCTAAGGGCGAATAA
- the secB gene encoding protein-export chaperone SecB → MSDEQATPVFQIQRVYLKDLSLEQPNSPAILTSTEQPSVDIQLAVGMEQVADGIVEVTVTATVTTKIEDKTVFLVEAKQAGIFEVRNLPEDQMGPVIGIACPQIIYPYLRGNVADTIQRAGFPPVHLAEINFQAMYEQQQQQAAASVQ, encoded by the coding sequence ATGTCAGACGAACAAGCCACTCCCGTGTTTCAAATTCAACGCGTCTATTTGAAAGACCTGTCTTTGGAGCAACCCAACTCTCCCGCCATCCTGACCAGTACCGAGCAACCTTCGGTTGACATTCAATTGGCTGTAGGCATGGAACAAGTGGCCGACGGCATTGTGGAAGTGACTGTGACTGCCACCGTGACGACCAAGATTGAAGACAAAACTGTGTTCTTGGTGGAAGCCAAACAAGCCGGCATTTTTGAAGTGCGCAACTTGCCTGAAGACCAAATGGGCCCCGTCATCGGCATCGCTTGCCCACAAATCATTTACCCGTACCTGCGCGGCAACGTGGCTGACACCATCCAACGCGCTGGCTTCCCACCTGTGCACTTGGCCGAAATCAACTTCCAAGCCATGTACGAACAACAGCAGCAACAAGCGGCTGCCTCAGTTCAGTAA
- the grxC gene encoding glutaredoxin 3 codes for MSTVKMYTTAVCPYCIRAKQLLTSKGVAHIEEIRIDTDPEARAHMMQITGRRTVPQIFIGDTHVGGCDDLVALDAKGGLLPLLQS; via the coding sequence ATGTCAACTGTCAAGATGTACACCACCGCCGTTTGCCCCTATTGCATTCGCGCTAAGCAATTGCTGACTTCCAAGGGCGTGGCCCACATTGAAGAAATCCGCATCGACACCGACCCCGAGGCGCGTGCCCACATGATGCAGATCACGGGTCGCCGTACAGTGCCGCAAATCTTCATTGGCGACACACACGTGGGCGGCTGCGACGATTTGGTGGCCCTTGACGCCAAAGGCGGTTTGCTGCCTTTGTTGCAATCTTGA
- a CDS encoding rhodanese-like domain-containing protein produces the protein MKFILDNWMLMAIALSSGFFLLLPVVQGAAATGISPTEAVQCMNREKGVVIDVCGADEFVQSHIKGAVNVPLDELEARLDKAVKNKSTPVIMVCAAGARSKRAQAIAQKLGYEKVHSLHGGLKAWKEANLPIAKA, from the coding sequence GTGAAATTTATTCTCGACAACTGGATGTTGATGGCCATCGCTCTGAGCAGTGGTTTCTTTTTGCTGCTGCCCGTGGTGCAAGGCGCTGCAGCCACCGGTATTTCGCCCACAGAAGCGGTGCAATGCATGAATCGCGAAAAAGGCGTGGTGATTGATGTGTGCGGTGCAGACGAGTTTGTCCAAAGCCACATCAAAGGCGCAGTGAACGTGCCCTTGGACGAGTTGGAAGCCCGTTTGGACAAGGCTGTGAAGAACAAAAGCACCCCCGTCATCATGGTGTGTGCGGCGGGTGCGCGTTCTAAGCGTGCCCAAGCCATCGCGCAAAAACTGGGCTACGAGAAGGTGCATTCCTTGCACGGTGGGTTGAAAGCTTGGAAAGAAGCTAATCTGCCTATCGCCAAAGCTTAA
- the gpmA gene encoding 2,3-diphosphoglycerate-dependent phosphoglycerate mutase, whose translation MYKLVLIRHGESTWNLENRFTGWTDVDLTPTGIEQAKNAGKLLKAEGYEFDVAYTSVLKRAIRTLYLALDEMDCTWLPVVKSWRLNERHYGGLQGLNKADMAKQYGDDQVLIWRRSYDTPPPELEATDPRSERGDPRYAKLDPAQVPLTECLKDTVARVIPFWNESMAPAIKAGKRIVVAAHGNSIRALIKYLDGISDSDIVGLNIPNGIPLVYELDENLKPIRHYYLGDAEAAAKAAASVATQGKA comes from the coding sequence ATGTACAAGCTCGTATTAATCCGCCACGGCGAATCCACCTGGAACCTTGAAAACCGCTTCACCGGCTGGACCGATGTGGACCTGACCCCCACCGGCATCGAACAAGCCAAGAACGCAGGCAAGTTGCTCAAAGCCGAAGGCTATGAGTTTGACGTGGCCTACACCAGCGTCTTGAAGCGCGCCATTCGCACCCTCTACCTCGCTTTGGACGAGATGGACTGCACTTGGTTGCCCGTGGTGAAAAGCTGGCGTTTGAACGAGCGCCACTACGGCGGCTTGCAAGGCTTGAACAAAGCCGACATGGCCAAGCAATACGGCGATGACCAAGTGCTCATCTGGCGCCGCAGCTACGACACGCCGCCTCCTGAACTCGAAGCGACCGACCCCCGCAGCGAACGCGGCGACCCGCGCTACGCCAAACTCGACCCCGCGCAAGTGCCGCTGACCGAGTGCTTGAAAGACACCGTGGCTCGCGTCATTCCGTTCTGGAACGAGTCAATGGCGCCTGCCATCAAAGCAGGCAAGCGCATCGTGGTGGCCGCACACGGCAACTCGATCCGTGCGCTGATCAAATACCTCGATGGCATCAGCGACAGCGACATCGTGGGCTTGAATATCCCCAACGGCATCCCACTGGTGTATGAGCTAGACGAGAACCTCAAGCCAATCCGCCACTACTATTTGGGCGACGCCGAAGCAGCAGCCAAAGCCGCTGCTTCAGTGGCCACACAAGGCAAAGCCTAA